From Halotia branconii CENA392, the proteins below share one genomic window:
- a CDS encoding TMEM175 family protein, translating into MVKGRLEAFSDGVIAIVITIMVLEMKVPDEANLAALRPIIPVFLSYVLSFIFLGIYWNNHHHLLQAVRHVNGRILWANLHLLFWLSLIPFVTGWMGENNFSAMPVALYGTVLLFAAIAYFILTRVLIDHHGKDSILATAIGRDFKGKISPVFYAVAIPLSFVNSWLSCVLYILVAIMWLIPDPRIERNIT; encoded by the coding sequence ATGGTAAAAGGGAGGTTAGAAGCATTCAGCGATGGCGTGATTGCTATCGTTATTACCATCATGGTGCTAGAAATGAAAGTACCAGATGAAGCTAATTTAGCCGCGCTACGTCCCATAATTCCAGTATTTCTGAGCTATGTACTGAGTTTTATTTTTCTCGGTATTTACTGGAACAATCACCATCATTTATTACAAGCAGTTCGACATGTTAATGGCCGTATCCTTTGGGCTAATCTGCATTTACTGTTTTGGTTGTCGCTAATTCCTTTTGTTACTGGCTGGATGGGCGAAAATAATTTTAGTGCCATGCCAGTTGCCCTTTATGGTACTGTACTGCTGTTTGCTGCGATCGCTTATTTCATACTGACCCGTGTTTTGATTGATCATCACGGTAAAGATTCGATTTTGGCGACTGCAATTGGTCGAGATTTTAAAGGCAAAATATCGCCAGTGTTCTATGCTGTAGCAATTCCCCTTTCATTTGTAAATTCGTGGTTGTCCTGCGTCTTATATATTTTAGTCGCCATTATGTGGCTGATCCCCGATCCTCGCATTGAGAGAAATATAACTTGA